Proteins found in one Zea mays cultivar B73 chromosome 1, Zm-B73-REFERENCE-NAM-5.0, whole genome shotgun sequence genomic segment:
- the LOC109943529 gene encoding protein argonaute 12 → MSTRGGGGGRRGGRGQQGGGRGGGSGRGGGRGRGQGAVDLGGFREDTRGGPGRGHRGGSASSGAAQRGGGHAAQSQSPHPAAGPGPGPGRGGYSSAPRQVSSGPTPAEVEAMRRQVERKVVMDETQAQRCQGSSSSQAPAPRPAMQDKAPGPLAPAGSPLSIPAQSPAFFQAPAVRPAMQAKPPGQVAQAASSSSSFPMLATAQAPRPGRPATALQGKPPGQVTQAASSSSSFPMLATVQAPTPGRPATALHGKPPGQVVPAAIPSSFPAPAPVQGSTPGRPAMQAKPPGHVAPAASSSERPLQMQGKVPDQMALSAPAGTLPPASSKAMVFPPRPGYGTVGRRCQVRANHVEVKLGDKDIYHYDVTIKPESTSRARNRWIIKELVNLYKQHLDGRRPVYDGRKSLFTAGPLPFQSKEFVLMLTNHERGKQGEKEYKVAIKDAARIDMYSLKMFLAGRNRDLPQNTIQALDIALREFPTSEYTPISKSFFSRKEFGDGQSLGNGVECWRGYYQSLRPTQMGLSLNIDVSATSFYKAQPVIDFVVEYLNLRDTSKRISDQDRIKLKKALKMVWVATNHMQDKCIHYRITGLTSTPLKDLTFDQEGTRVSVVHYFKQRYNYYLQYTHWPCLQAGRVDKQIYLPIEVCSIVQGQRYSSKLNENQVRNILQFTCERPADRQTRTFEVFKNYKSDGSTYAEEFGLTLMDQLTLVDARVLPAPRLKYHDSGREKVCNPSIGQWNMINKRMVDGGSIKYWACITFASRLNLNDVVMFCEALVGMCNNIGMQMCTRPCVEIRKAHQDKLEAEIRGIHSRSAQVLAQQGLTAKQLELLIIILPDMSGFYGRIKRVCETELGLITQCCAPKNVRKGGNQYLENLSLKINVKVGGRNTMLEDAFNRRIPLLTDCPTIVFGADVTHPSAGESSSPSIAAVVASMDWPQVTKYKCLVSSQGQRVEIINDLYTEVEDPQKGIVKGGMIRDLLMSFFKSTGQKPSRIIFYRDGVSEGQFSQVLLYEIDAIRKACASLQDNYLPRVTFVVVQKRHHTRLFPENHRSRDQTDRSGNILPGTVVDTKICHPSEFDFYLCSHSGIKGTSRPAHYHVLLDENGFSADALQTLTYNLCYTYARCTRSVSIVPPAYYAHLGAFRARYYIEDDSSDQGSLTVATQTDDQSVIVKQLPKIKEYVQQFMFYC, encoded by the exons ATGtccacgcgcggtggcggaggtggcCGCCGCGGAGGCCGGGGACAACAAGGAGGAGGCCGTGGAGGCGGGAGCGGCCGCGGTGGTGGccgagggcgcggccagggcgccgTGGACCTCGGAGGATTCCGCGAGGACACGCGaggaggacctggccgtggccatCGCGGAGGGTCCGCGTCGTCAGGCGCCGCCCAGAGAGGAGGAGGTCATGCTGCGCAGTCCCAGTCCCCACATCCGGCGGCCGGTCCCGGCCCGGGGCCCGGGCGTGGCGGCTACTCCTCAGCGCCTCGGCAGGTGTCGTCGGGCCCGACCCCAGCGGAGGTTGAGGCGATGAGGCGCCAGGTGGAGAGGAAGGTGGTTATGGACGAGACGCAGGCGCAGCGGTGCCAGGGCTCGTCGTCCTCGCAAGCACCGGCGCCGAGACCAGCAATGCAAGATAAGGCGCCCGGTCCGTTGGCACCCGCAGGGAGCCCGTTGTCGATCCCAGCGCAGTCTCCGGCGTTCTTTCAGGCGCCTGCGGTACGACCGGCCATGCAAGCGAAGCCACCGGGTCAGGTCGCACAGGCAGCGAGTTCATCGTCGTCGTTCCCAATGCTCGCGACGGCTCAGGCGCCTAGGCCCGGGCGACCTGCCACTGCCCTGCAAGGGAAGCCGCCGGGGCAGGTCACACAGGCAGCGAGTTCGTCGTCGTCGTTCCCAATGCTCGCGACGGTTCAGGCGCCTACGCCCGGGCGACCCGCCACTGCCCTGCATGGGAAGCCGCCGGGTCAGGTCGTACCGGCAGCGATCCCATCATCGTTCCCAGCGCCGGCGCCGGTTCAGGGCTCTACGCCCGGGCGACCGGCCATGCAAGCGAAGCCGCCGGGTCATGTCGCACCGGCAGCGAGTTCATCGGAGCGACCTCTGCAAATGCAAGGGAAGGTGCCGGATCAAATGGCGCTTTCGGCGCCTGCAGGTACACTGCCTCCAGCTTCGAGCAAGGCGATGGTGTTCCCCCCTCGGCCGGGGTACGGAACCGTCGGGCGGAGGTGCCAGGTGCGCGCCAACCATGTAGAAGTCAAGCTCGGGGACAAGGATATCTACCACTACGAT GTGACAATCAAACCGGAATCGACCTCAAGGGCAAGaaatagatggatcatcaaggagCTCGTTAACTTGTACAAGCAACACTTGGACGGGCGGCGGCCTGTTTATGATGGAAGAAAAAGCTTGTTCACGGCAGGTCCACTGCCATTCCAATCCAAAGAGTTCGTTCTCATGCTAACAAACCATGAGAGAGGAAAACAAGG CGAGAAAGAGTATAAGGTGGCAATCAAGGATGCTGCAAGAATTGATATGTACAGCCTTAAAATGTTCTTGGCTGGCAGGAATCGGGATCTGCCACAAAACACTATCCAGGCTCTGGATATCGCTTTGAGAGAATTCCCAACTTCTGA GTATACACCGATCTCAAAATCGTTTTTCTCACGAAAGGAATTTGGAGATGGTCAGTCTCTAGGAAATGGTGTGGAATGCTGGAGGGGTTACTACCAGAGCCTACGCCCTACACAGATGGGCTTGTCACTTAATATAG ATGTTTCGGCAACGTCATTTTACAAGGCTCAACCTGTTATTGACTTCGTAGTGGAATATCTGAACCTTCGTGATACTTCAAAACGTATTTCTGATCAGGATCGCATAAAA CTGAAGAAAGCACTTAAGATGGTCTGGGTTGCAACCAACCATATGCAAGATAAATGCATTCACTACAGGATTACGGGGCTAACCTCAACTCCATTAAAGGATTTGAC GTTTGATCAAGAAGGCACAAGGGTGTCAGTTGTGCATTACTTTAAACAACGATATAACTACTACTTACAATACACTCACTGGCCATGCCTTCAAGCTGGCCGTGTTGACAAGCAGATCTATTTACCTATAGAG GTTTGCAGCATAGTTCAGGGACAACGCTACTCCAGTAAGCTGAATGAGAATCAAGTCAGGAACATCCTGCAGTTTACCTGCGAGCGACCAGCAGATAGGCAAACTAGAACTTTTGAG GTATTCAAGAATTACAAATCTGATGGATCAACTTATGCAGAAGAATTTGGCCTTACGTTGATGGATCAACTTACCTTGGTTGATGCTCGAGTGCTCCCAGCTCCAAGG CTTAAATACCATGATTCTGGAAGAGAGAAGGTTTGCAACCCTTCCATCGGACAGTGGAACATGATTAACAAG AGAATGGTTGATGgaggatctatcaaatattgggcATGTATAACTTTCGCCTCTCGTTTGAATCTGAATGACGTTGTGATGTTTTGCGAGGCTCTTGTTGGCATGTGCAATAACATTGGCATG CAAATGTGTACCAGACCGTGTGTAGAAATCAGGAAAGCACACCAAGACAAATTAGAAGCCGAAATCAGGGGTATCCATTCGCGTTCTGCGCAAGTGCTTGCTCAACAAGGTCTAACAGCGAAACAACTAGAGTTACTCATCATAATTCTGCCTGATATGAGTGGTTTTTATG GAAGAATAAAACGAGTTTGTGAAACTGAGCTTGGTTTAATCACTCAGTGCTGCGCACCTAAGAATGTAAGGAAAGGAGGGAATCAGTACCTTGAGAATCTTTCCTTGAAAATCAACGTAAAG GTTGGTGGCCGGAACACAATGCTTGAAGATGCTTTCAACCGGAGAATACCGCTTCTGACAGATTGTCCGACAATAGTCTTTGGAGCTGATGTTACGCACCCATCTGCTGGGGAAAGTTCATCTCCATCTATTGCAGCA GTGGTTGCATCAATGGATTGGCCACAAGTTACAAAGTACAAATGCTTGGTGTCTTCACAAGGTCAAAGGGTTGAAATTATAAATGACCTTTATACAGAAGTGGAAGATCCACAGAAGGGCATTGTTAAAGGTGGAATGATTAG AGATTTGCTTATGTCATTCTTCAAGTCAACTGGCCAAAAGCCTTCGAGGATTATATTCTATCG TGATGGTGTtagtgaggggcagttcagccaaGTCTTGCTTTATGAAATAGATGCCATTCGGAAG GCATGTGCAAGTTTACAGGATAATTATCTCCCAAGGGTCACATTTGTTGTTGTGCAAAAGCGGCATCATACCCGCCTGTTTCCTGAAAATCATCGTTCACGAGATCAAACAGACAGGAGTGGAAACATCCTGCCTG GAACTGTTGTTGATACGAAGATCTGCCACCCCAGCGAGTTTGATTTTTACCTCTGTAGCCATTCTGGTATTAAG GGGACAAGCCGCCCAGCTCATTATCATGTTCTTCTGGACGAAAATGGTTTCAGTGCTGATGCACTGCAGACCTTGACTTATAATCTTTGCTACAC GTATGCCCGGTGCACTCGTTCAGTCTCTATAG TTCCTCCGGCATACTACGCACACTTGGGTGCGTTCCGTGCCCGTTATTACATTGAGGACGACAGTTCTGATCAGGGCTCATTGACTGTGGCAACTCAGACGGATGATCAATCTGTCATAGTGAAGCAACTCCCCAAGATCAAGGAGTATGTTCAGCAGTTCATGTTCTATTGCTAA